A genomic segment from Leptolyngbya boryana PCC 6306 encodes:
- a CDS encoding RidA family protein, with the protein MQIERKNYPHLDRPLGAYVHTVRHGDLLFISGLTAFNTPAQDEDLIAQAEVILEQMQGILEAEKTSFQGLLKVTIFVTELGQLSQLRTVLFRYFEQHLPASSLVQVESLFVPGLKIEVEAIAALTAA; encoded by the coding sequence ATGCAGATTGAACGCAAAAATTATCCTCATCTCGACAGACCCCTAGGTGCGTATGTGCATACCGTACGCCACGGTGACTTACTGTTTATTTCGGGCTTAACCGCGTTCAATACGCCTGCACAAGACGAAGATCTAATCGCTCAGGCTGAAGTGATTCTCGAACAGATGCAAGGCATTCTCGAAGCAGAAAAGACGAGCTTTCAAGGATTACTCAAAGTCACGATATTCGTTACCGAGCTAGGACAACTGAGTCAGCTTAGAACTGTTTTATTTCGCTACTTTGAACAGCACTTGCCTGCAAGTTCCCTTGTACAAGTCGAGAGCCTTTTTGTGCCAGGGTTGAAAATCGAGGTTGAAGCGATCGCAGCACTCACCGCTGCGTAA
- a CDS encoding shikimate kinase, whose product MSVFLIGMMGVGKTTIGQLLAQRLNYEFLDTDMFIEQATGQSVSTIFAESGESIFRQLETATLSQVSSRLRKVVATGGGIVVAPDNWSYLKHGVIVWLDLPVEQIQKRLSDDTTRPLLQQQDLGSRLNQLLSERRSRYAQADIHILIQPDETPDQITERVLRAIAQECDRKRQMDEAIQQLNKEMPFQTNAD is encoded by the coding sequence GTGAGTGTTTTTCTCATTGGCATGATGGGAGTGGGAAAAACGACGATCGGGCAATTATTAGCACAGCGCTTGAACTACGAATTTCTCGATACGGATATGTTTATCGAGCAAGCGACTGGGCAAAGTGTTTCGACCATTTTTGCTGAATCTGGAGAAAGCATTTTTCGGCAACTCGAAACGGCGACGCTATCTCAGGTTTCTTCACGGTTGAGAAAGGTTGTTGCAACCGGAGGCGGAATTGTTGTGGCTCCAGATAATTGGAGCTATTTGAAGCATGGCGTAATTGTTTGGTTAGATTTACCCGTTGAGCAGATCCAAAAGCGTCTGAGTGATGACACGACTCGCCCTTTACTTCAGCAGCAAGACTTAGGATCACGTTTAAACCAGCTTTTATCTGAACGTCGATCGCGCTATGCTCAAGCCGACATTCATATCTTGATCCAGCCTGATGAAACGCCTGATCAAATTACAGAACGAGTTTTGAGAGCGATCGCGCAAGAATGCGATCGTAAACGTCAAATGGATGAAGCGATTCAACAGTTGAACAAGGAGATGCCCTTCCAAACCAATGCAGATTGA
- a CDS encoding LapA family protein, which produces MALLRFVFILAVAGILVIFTLSNSTVPMSIVFLGVRSPTMPLSLWILGAIALGIATTIIINFLFGLTRFAARRSERKTVRQSTKPAGVYTYGQQSPPSKSEDADDWFSDGSDDWGETPRNRPRQEFEKRQEPTTETRSGSSYSYTYREPTTPPDVVDADYKVIKPPTRNLDEEEF; this is translated from the coding sequence ATGGCTCTTTTACGCTTTGTCTTTATCCTTGCGGTAGCAGGCATTCTGGTTATCTTCACGCTGTCAAATTCAACAGTGCCGATGTCGATCGTATTTCTAGGAGTGCGATCTCCCACGATGCCACTGTCGTTGTGGATTTTAGGTGCGATCGCGCTTGGGATTGCAACGACAATCATCATCAACTTCCTGTTTGGATTAACACGATTTGCAGCGCGTCGATCAGAACGTAAAACGGTTCGGCAATCGACAAAACCCGCAGGCGTTTACACCTACGGTCAACAATCCCCTCCCTCGAAAAGCGAGGATGCGGACGATTGGTTTAGTGATGGGAGTGATGATTGGGGAGAGACACCGCGCAATCGTCCTCGGCAAGAGTTCGAGAAGCGTCAAGAACCGACTACAGAAACACGATCTGGGTCGTCGTACTCCTACACCTATCGCGAACCTACTACACCGCCGGACGTTGTGGATGCAGACTATAAGGTGATCAAACCACCGACTCGAAATTTGGATGAGGAAGAGTTCTAA